The genomic window GATCACTTAACAGGAGCTACGGAATCGCTGCTTTAAACAGACGTTTCGCCTGCCACAGTAAGGATACAATGCCGCTCCGTCGCAGGCTCGCTAACGCTACTGCGTACCTCCTGTCACGTACGAGATTAAGGTATGGCTATTACAGAGTCATCAGTCGATGAATTAACCACGAAGTGGCAAGCCATTCCAGCCACGTCGATCGCCACACTGATGCCAGAGCAAGCGCTAGCCGAACTCAAGACCGAGCGCCACGGGCTGACAACTCACGAGGCGACGATCCGGCTTGCCGCGCTCGGAACGAACGATCTCACGATCCGGCGCGGCTGGCGCAGCATCTTCGGCGTGTTCGCGATTGTCGTCCGGCCTCTGCTGCTGCCGCTGTGGATCGCCGCGTTTATCGCCTTCGGCATCGACCGCATGTACATGGGACAGGCGCTCCTCGTGATCGCCGCGCTCAACACGATCGTCGCCGCGATTCAAGAGCGCAAGGTCGAGCGGGCGGCGGCGGCGCTGCACGACATCCTGCCTGCGTTCGCGCGGGTGCTGCGCGACGGGCGTGAGCAGAATATTATGGCGTCGATGCTGGTGCCGGGCGATATCCTGCTGCTGCGACCGAATGATAGCATTCCCGCCGACGCGCGGCTGATCGAGGCGCACGATTTGCATACCGTCGATACCGTGCTCAGCACAGAAGAGTCGGTGGTTCATCGCATCGTCGATGCAGTCTTTGACGACGACCATGTGACCGAGCAGTTGCCAAACGTGGTCTATGCCGGCGGGCGGGTCGTGAGCGGCCACGGCACGGCAGTGGTCTTTGCGACGGGCACGAACACCGCCTTCGGCAAGATCGCCGCGCTCACCCAGCGCGCCCAGGAGGAGCCTAGCCCGCTGCTGTGGGCCTTTGCTCATCTAGGCAACGTCGTGCTCGGCGTCGGCCTCATCAGCGCGCTGCTTGGCTTTCTTTATGTGTATAACCAGCTCAGGCTGACCATCGAAGAGAGCCTGACGATCGCTGTGCTCTTCCTCACCGCCGCCGTGCCCACGGGCCTGATGCCCGGAATTACCCTGGCGCTGATCGAGGGCGCGCGACGACTCCAGAAGCATAAGGCTATTTTTCGCCGCCTATCGAACGTCGAAACCCTGGGCGCGACCACGGTGATCTGCGCCGATAAGACCGGCACGCTGACGCAAAACGAGATGACCGTGCGCGAAGTCTGGACCGCCGACGGGCCGATCGTCGTCACGGGGGTGGGCTACCTGCCGCAGGGCCAGTTCATCGCCGAGCATCGCCCGCTCGACACGGCCAACGCCGCGCGGCACATCGGCGCGCTGCTGCGCGGAGCGGTGCTGACCAGCACGGCGCGACTCTTGCCGCCCGATACGCTGCGCCCGCACTGGCATATCCTGGGCGATCCTACCGAGGCCTCGCTGATCGTCGCGGCGGCGAAAGCCCACATCAAAGCCGCGGATGTGTATGAGCAGATCCCACAGATTGCCGTCTTGAACAGCGATCGAGACACCGCCCTGGACGGCGTGATCGTGCAGGAGCACAGCCAGACGTTCGCCTATGTCAAAGGCACGCCGCGCGAGCTACTGGCGCGCTGTACCGCGCTCGCCACGATGAACGGCGAGCGTCCGCTCACCGATCGCGATCGGCAGGCGATCAAAAAAGTGCTCCACCGCCATCAGCGCGACGCCATGCGGACGGTCGCGTTTGCCCGCCGCGCGCTGACGAGCGCAGACCCACGTGCGACGCGGATCGACGATGTGGCCCACGATCTGGTGCTGCTGGGCATGATGGCGGTGGTCGATCCGCCCCGGCAGGAGGTAGCCGAGGCGATCGAAGCCTGTCACAACGCCCATATTCGCACGATCATGCTCACCGGCGACGATATGATTAGCTCAACCTCGATCGCGCGACGCTGCACGATGGTTCGGAGCACACGCTCGACGGTGCTGAGCGGCCCCGAAATCGACGCCATGAATCAGGCGACGCTCAAAGAGCGGCTGCGGCATGGCGATATGGTGCTGGCGCGTCTCACACCTGAGCACAAAGTGCGCGTCGTGCAGGCGCTGGAGGAGCTGGGCGAGGTGGTGCTCGTCACCGGCGGCGCGGCCAGCGACGTGCCCGCGCTCAAAGCGGCCTACACTGGCATCGCCATGGGAGCTTCGGGCAGCGCCGCCGCCTGCCAGGCCGCCGATCTGGTGCTGCTCGACGACAACTTCGCGACGATCGCGGAGGCCATCGCCGAAGGCCGCGCGGTCGAGCAGCGGGTTCGACGACTGGTTGCGCTCAATCTTGCCACGACGGTTGCGAAGATCGTCGCGCTGATCGCGGCGCTGGTGTTTGGCCTGCCGCTGCTGCTGACGGTGGGCCAGCAGCTCTTGATCGATCTGCTGGCGGGGCTGCTGCCGGGCCTGGCGATCGGCGCCGGTCGGCCAGATCCACGGCTGATGTTGCGATCGCCGCGACCCACGGGACGACCGCTGCTGGCGCGAAAAGTCTATCTGCTGGGCTATGGCTGGTTCGGCGGCCTCACAGCGACTCTGGCGCTCCTAACGAGCATCTTTTATGTTGTTCAGGTCCACGGCCAGTACAACCTCAGGGATCTGATCGTCAGCAACCTGCTAGCGTACGAGGCGCGTATCGCCGACGAAGCGGGGCGGCATGGCCTCGTCGCGACCAGCCTGTACGTCGTGATGAGCGTCGCCGCTCTGCTGGGCGCGGCTCTGATCCGGCGCTCGGCAGCGCCCAACGACCGCCGTCCGCTCCTGCTGCTGCTGGGACTGGTCGGGCTGTCGTTCGGCATCCTGGTCGTGTGTATCATCTGGCCGACGGTCCACGCCTACATTGCCTTAACCACGATCCCCACATGGGGCTGGGGCGTGGCGCTTGCCGGAACCGTGCTTGTCGCGGGCCTGGAGTTCGTTCGTCAGCGCCTTGATCCGATCTTCAAGCCACAGCCGACTATCGCGGCGCAGCAGCCGCTCGGCAATATTCCTTCGGCGAAGAGCTAAAAGAACACGGAGGATGAGCCGAGAACCAAGAGCCGTCAGGCCGGGGGTTGGGGTGGCCCCTACCACCTCTTCCCCCGCTCCTGTCGCAACCCGGGTATCCTCTGGGCGGAGCAGCCTGTCGAGGTTCGGGGAAGGGGCCGGGGGTGAGGGCCTCACCTCGAAACGCGAAACCTGGAACTCGAAGAGATTGAGGAACGCACATGCAATCGATAATTGTTGGATGCGGTCGCGTCGGCGTGCTGCTGGCGCATCTGTTGGAGCAAGACGGGCATCAGGTGACGGTCGTCGATAAAAATCCAACGGCCTTCCGCAAGCTCGGCAGCGGCTTTCGGGGACGCACCGTTCCCGGCATCGGCTTCGATCGCGATGTGTTGCGTGAGGCCGGCATCGAGCGCGCGGATGCCTTCGCCGCCGTCACCAGCGGCGACAACTCCAACTTCATCGCGGCAACCGTGGCGCGTGACACGTTTCGAGTGCCGATCGTCGTGGCGCGGATCTACGATCCGCAGCGCGAGCAGATCTACCGGCGGCTTGGCATCCGCACCATCAGCTCAACCTCCTGGGGCGCGCATAAAATCAAGCGCATGCTGCTCAACAGCGATCTGCATGGGACGCAAGAGCTGGGCAATGGCGAGGTGCAGGTGATGCAGGCGCGCGTCTCCGCCCTGGTAGCCGGGCGTCCCGTGCGTGATCTGCTCTACAGCGGCTCGATCAACGTCTTTGCGGTCGTGCGCGGCGGACGAGCGTTCGTGCCGACGCAGGGCACGACCCTTCAGGAGGGCGACATCATCCACATGAGCGTCGCCGCCGATGCAGTGGATAAGATCGAGACACTGATCCGCTGAGCCTGGCGGCGCGATAGGTGATGTAGGA from Herpetosiphonaceae bacterium includes these protein-coding regions:
- a CDS encoding TrkA family potassium uptake protein is translated as MQSIIVGCGRVGVLLAHLLEQDGHQVTVVDKNPTAFRKLGSGFRGRTVPGIGFDRDVLREAGIERADAFAAVTSGDNSNFIAATVARDTFRVPIVVARIYDPQREQIYRRLGIRTISSTSWGAHKIKRMLLNSDLHGTQELGNGEVQVMQARVSALVAGRPVRDLLYSGSINVFAVVRGGRAFVPTQGTTLQEGDIIHMSVAADAVDKIETLIR
- a CDS encoding cation-transporting P-type ATPase, which encodes MAITESSVDELTTKWQAIPATSIATLMPEQALAELKTERHGLTTHEATIRLAALGTNDLTIRRGWRSIFGVFAIVVRPLLLPLWIAAFIAFGIDRMYMGQALLVIAALNTIVAAIQERKVERAAAALHDILPAFARVLRDGREQNIMASMLVPGDILLLRPNDSIPADARLIEAHDLHTVDTVLSTEESVVHRIVDAVFDDDHVTEQLPNVVYAGGRVVSGHGTAVVFATGTNTAFGKIAALTQRAQEEPSPLLWAFAHLGNVVLGVGLISALLGFLYVYNQLRLTIEESLTIAVLFLTAAVPTGLMPGITLALIEGARRLQKHKAIFRRLSNVETLGATTVICADKTGTLTQNEMTVREVWTADGPIVVTGVGYLPQGQFIAEHRPLDTANAARHIGALLRGAVLTSTARLLPPDTLRPHWHILGDPTEASLIVAAAKAHIKAADVYEQIPQIAVLNSDRDTALDGVIVQEHSQTFAYVKGTPRELLARCTALATMNGERPLTDRDRQAIKKVLHRHQRDAMRTVAFARRALTSADPRATRIDDVAHDLVLLGMMAVVDPPRQEVAEAIEACHNAHIRTIMLTGDDMISSTSIARRCTMVRSTRSTVLSGPEIDAMNQATLKERLRHGDMVLARLTPEHKVRVVQALEELGEVVLVTGGAASDVPALKAAYTGIAMGASGSAAACQAADLVLLDDNFATIAEAIAEGRAVEQRVRRLVALNLATTVAKIVALIAALVFGLPLLLTVGQQLLIDLLAGLLPGLAIGAGRPDPRLMLRSPRPTGRPLLARKVYLLGYGWFGGLTATLALLTSIFYVVQVHGQYNLRDLIVSNLLAYEARIADEAGRHGLVATSLYVVMSVAALLGAALIRRSAAPNDRRPLLLLLGLVGLSFGILVVCIIWPTVHAYIALTTIPTWGWGVALAGTVLVAGLEFVRQRLDPIFKPQPTIAAQQPLGNIPSAKS